The following coding sequences lie in one Fusarium poae strain DAOMC 252244 chromosome 1, whole genome shotgun sequence genomic window:
- a CDS encoding hypothetical protein (SECRETED:SignalP(1-21)~TransMembrane:1 (n5-16c21/22o492-513i)~BUSCO:20064at5125) has translation MKFNAVAAAVSAAVLTGNVHAEDVKEASPSVPDKLPTFTPTNIKADFLEQFTDDWDQRWQPSHAKKDTTGSEEEWAYVGEWAVEEPVKYKGIDGDKGLVVKNPAAHHAISAKFPKKIDNKGKTLVVQYEVKLQNGLECGGAYMKLLRDNKALHQEEFANTTPYVIMFGPDKCGHTNKVHFIFNHKNPKTGEYEEKHLNSPPTAKITKTTELYTLIVHPNNTYAIKQNNEEVKTGSLLEDFSPAVNPPAEIDDADDKKPEDWVDQARIPDPEAKKPEDWDEEAPFEIVDEEATKPEDWLEDEAVTIPDPEAEKPDDWDDEEDGDWIAPTVPNPKCADASGCGPWTKPMKRNPDYKGKWTAPYVENPAYKGTWAPRKIKNPNYFEDKTPANFEPMGAIGFEIWTMQNDILFDNIYIGHSIEDANKLAEETFGVKHPVEKALAEADKPKQEDKPRSPSDLNFMEDPVHYITEKIDLFKAIAAQDPIQAIKFVPEVAGGFAAIILAAAGLIAVLFNLGKSSPAVQQTAEKASTKAKQVKDKAVEASTTGAEKVKGEVNKRTTRSQS, from the exons ATGAAGTTCAACGCTGTCGCGGCCGCCGTGTCGGCTGCTGTCCTGACGGGCAACGTCCACGCCGAGGACGTTAAGGAGGCTTCTCCCTCTGTCCCCGACAAGCTTCCCACCTTTACC CCTACAAACATCAAGGCTGACTTCCTTGAACAATTCACCGACGACTGGGACCAGCGATGGCAACCCTCTCACGCAAAGAAGGACACGACCGGCTCTGAGGAGGAGTGGGCATACGTCGGCGAGTGGGCAGTTGAGGAGCCCGTCAAGTACAAGGGAATTGACGGCGACAAGGGTCTTGTTGTAAAGAACCCCGCCGCTCACCACGCCATCTCCGCCAAGTTCCCCAAGAAGATTGACAACAAGGGCAAGACTCTTGTTGTTCAGTACGAGGTCAAGCTCCAGA ATGGCCTCGAGTGCGGTGGTGCTTACATGAAGCTCCTTCGCGACAACAAGGCTCTTCACCAGGAAGAGTTCGCCAACACAACCCCCTACGTGATCATGTTCGGCCCCGACAAGTGTGGCCACACCAACAAGGTTCACTTCATCTTCAACCACAAGAACCCCAAGACTGGCGAGTACGAGGAGAAGCACCTGAACTCTCCTCCTACTGCCAAGATCACCAAGACCACAGAGCTTTACACTCTGATCGTCCACCCCAACAACACCTACGCGATCAAGCAGAACAACGAGGAGGTCAAGACTGGCAGCCTCTTGGAGGACTTCTCCCCTGCCGTCAACCCCCCCGCCGAGATTGACGACGCCGACGACAAGAAGCCCGAGGACTGGGTTGACCAAGCCCGTATCCCTGACCctgaggccaagaagccCGAGGACTGGGACGAGGAGGCTCCTTTCGAGATCGTTGACGAGGAGGCCACCAAGCCTGAGGACTGGCTTGAGGACGAGGCCGTTACCATTCCCGACCCtgaggctgagaagcctGATGACTgggatgacgaggaggatgGTGACTGGATTGCGCCTACTGTTCCCAACCCCAAGTGTGCCGATGCCTCTGGCTGTGGCCCCTGGACCAAGCCCATGAAGCGCAACCCTGACTACAAGGGCAAGTGGACCGCGCCTTACGTCGAGAACCCTGCCTACAAGGGCACCTGGGCTCCCCGCAAGATCAAGAACCCCAACTACTTTGAGGACAAGACCCCTGCCAACTTTGAGCCTATGGGAGCTATTGGCTTCGAGATCTGGACCATGCAGAACGATATCCTCTTTGACAACATCTACATCGGCCACTCCATTGAGGATGCCAACAAGCTCGCCGAGGAGACCTTTGGTGTCAAGCACCCTGTCGAGAAGGCCCTCGCTGAGGCTGATAAGCCCAAGCAGGAGGACAAGCCTCGATCCCCTAGCGACCTGAACTTTATGGAGGACCCTGTTCATTACATCACCGAGAAGATTGACCTCTTCAAGGCCATTGCTGCCCAGGACCCCATCCAGGCCATTAAGTTCGTTCCCGAGGTCGCCGGTGGCTTTGCCGCCATCATCCTCGCTGCCGCTGGTCTGATTGCTGTCCTCTTCAACCTTGGCAAGTCATCTCCCGCTGTTCAGCAGACTGCTGAGAAGGCTTCCACCAAGGCTAAGCAAGTCAAGgacaaggctgttgaggCCAGCACCACTGGTGCTGAGAAGGTTAAGGGTGAGGTCAACAAGCGTACCACCCGCAGCCAGTCGTAA